A genomic stretch from Megachile rotundata isolate GNS110a chromosome 1, iyMegRotu1, whole genome shotgun sequence includes:
- the LOC105663856 gene encoding uncharacterized protein LOC105663856 isoform X3 — MKLFHPSNVYDESWLLLAVMKLLGLYPIKSSKHSYINYIYQILLHVVYSVLFFKVNSYANNMYQTLSINPTIIAKRIRYFINVLLLPIITMLSARHISKLRRVFEQIDKVDKNIQFFNKKIDYSSCMRNDVIQTTATILTVILSNLTNYYGFLDYSKDYMYVLMWMLDYLADFVNTIIICSFGIIIDKIKVRFKEINADLNVITKENNYISFSESSDVNSVSRFKLLKVLRFELCKAASLVNETYEFRFRILAMIYLIYICLHVNIIYSSSDNMAYVVDIALSLIWGILDLIKFVYVIHLHRFLTTQYA; from the exons ATGAAGTTATTTCATCCTTCTAACGTGTATGACGAGTCTTGGTTATTATTAGCCGTAATGAAGCTTCTAG GTTTATATCCCATTAAATCTTCCAAACAttcatatataaattacatatatcaAATTCTGTTGCATGTAGTTTATtctgttttatttttcaaagtgAATAGCTATGCAAATAATATGTATCAAACTCTTAGCATAAATCCGACGATCATAGCCAAACGAATTCGATATTTCATTAATGTACTTTTATTACCTATTATAACCATGTTAAGCGCGCGACACATTTCGAAATTAAGGCGAGTATTTGAACAAATAGACAAGGTTGATAAGAATATACAAttcttcaataaaaaaattgattattcaTCGTGCATGAGAAATGATGTCATTCAAACGACTGCTACAATATTAACAGTGATACTTTCCAATTTAACGAACTACTATGGATTCTTAGATTACTCGAAAGATTACATGTATGTTCTTATGTGGATGTTAGATTATCTAGCCGATTTTGTCAATACTATAATAATCTGTTCATTCGGTATAATTATCGATAAAATCAAAGTTAGATTCAAAGAAATAAATGCGGATTTAAATGTCATCACGAAAGAGAACAATTATATCTCTTTTTCCGAATCGTCCGATGTGAATAGCG TTTCTAGATTCAAGTTATTAAAAGTACTTCGATTTGAACTGTGCAAAGCGGCATCACTCGTCAACGAGACGTATGAGTTCCGATTTCGTATATTAGCGATGATATATcttatatatatttgtttacACGTTAACATCATTTACTCTTCAAGCGACAACATGGCATATGTAGTTGATATAGCACTAAGTTTAATATGGGGTATTCTTGATCTTATAAAATTCGTTTATGTGATCCATTTACATCGTTTTCTAACTACGCAG TATGCGTGA
- the LOC105663856 gene encoding uncharacterized protein LOC105663856 isoform X1: protein MKLFHPSNVYDESWLLLAVMKLLGLYPIKSSKHSYINYIYQILLHVVYSVLFFKVNSYANNMYQTLSINPTIIAKRIRYFINVLLLPIITMLSARHISKLRRVFEQIDKVDKNIQFFNKKIDYSSCMRNDVIQTTATILTVILSNLTNYYGFLDYSKDYMYVLMWMLDYLADFVNTIIICSFGIIIDKIKVRFKEINADLNVITKENNYISFSESSDVNSVSRFKLLKVLRFELCKAASLVNETYEFRFRILAMIYLIYICLHVNIIYSSSDNMAYVVDIALSLIWGILDLIKFVYVIHLHRFLTTQVTIELLFSI from the exons ATGAAGTTATTTCATCCTTCTAACGTGTATGACGAGTCTTGGTTATTATTAGCCGTAATGAAGCTTCTAG GTTTATATCCCATTAAATCTTCCAAACAttcatatataaattacatatatcaAATTCTGTTGCATGTAGTTTATtctgttttatttttcaaagtgAATAGCTATGCAAATAATATGTATCAAACTCTTAGCATAAATCCGACGATCATAGCCAAACGAATTCGATATTTCATTAATGTACTTTTATTACCTATTATAACCATGTTAAGCGCGCGACACATTTCGAAATTAAGGCGAGTATTTGAACAAATAGACAAGGTTGATAAGAATATACAAttcttcaataaaaaaattgattattcaTCGTGCATGAGAAATGATGTCATTCAAACGACTGCTACAATATTAACAGTGATACTTTCCAATTTAACGAACTACTATGGATTCTTAGATTACTCGAAAGATTACATGTATGTTCTTATGTGGATGTTAGATTATCTAGCCGATTTTGTCAATACTATAATAATCTGTTCATTCGGTATAATTATCGATAAAATCAAAGTTAGATTCAAAGAAATAAATGCGGATTTAAATGTCATCACGAAAGAGAACAATTATATCTCTTTTTCCGAATCGTCCGATGTGAATAGCG TTTCTAGATTCAAGTTATTAAAAGTACTTCGATTTGAACTGTGCAAAGCGGCATCACTCGTCAACGAGACGTATGAGTTCCGATTTCGTATATTAGCGATGATATATcttatatatatttgtttacACGTTAACATCATTTACTCTTCAAGCGACAACATGGCATATGTAGTTGATATAGCACTAAGTTTAATATGGGGTATTCTTGATCTTATAAAATTCGTTTATGTGATCCATTTACATCGTTTTCTAACTACGCAGGTAACTATCGAACTATTGTTTTCGATCTAA
- the LOC105663856 gene encoding uncharacterized protein LOC105663856 isoform X2 yields MKLFHPSNVYDESWLLLAVMKLLGLYPIKSSKHSYINYIYQILLHVVYSVLFFKVNSYANNMYQTLSINPTIIAKRIRYFINVLLLPIITMLSARHISKLRRVFEQIDKVDKNIQFFNKKIDYSSCMRNDVIQTTATILTVILSNLTNYYGFLDYSKDYMYVLMWMLDYLADFVNTIIICSFGIIIDKIKVRFKEINADLNVITKENNYISFSESSDVNSVSRFKLLKVLRFELCKAASLVNETYEFRFRILAMIYLIYICLHVNIIYSSSDNMAYVVDIALSLIWGILDLIKFVYVIHLHRFLTTQRSNFLS; encoded by the exons ATGAAGTTATTTCATCCTTCTAACGTGTATGACGAGTCTTGGTTATTATTAGCCGTAATGAAGCTTCTAG GTTTATATCCCATTAAATCTTCCAAACAttcatatataaattacatatatcaAATTCTGTTGCATGTAGTTTATtctgttttatttttcaaagtgAATAGCTATGCAAATAATATGTATCAAACTCTTAGCATAAATCCGACGATCATAGCCAAACGAATTCGATATTTCATTAATGTACTTTTATTACCTATTATAACCATGTTAAGCGCGCGACACATTTCGAAATTAAGGCGAGTATTTGAACAAATAGACAAGGTTGATAAGAATATACAAttcttcaataaaaaaattgattattcaTCGTGCATGAGAAATGATGTCATTCAAACGACTGCTACAATATTAACAGTGATACTTTCCAATTTAACGAACTACTATGGATTCTTAGATTACTCGAAAGATTACATGTATGTTCTTATGTGGATGTTAGATTATCTAGCCGATTTTGTCAATACTATAATAATCTGTTCATTCGGTATAATTATCGATAAAATCAAAGTTAGATTCAAAGAAATAAATGCGGATTTAAATGTCATCACGAAAGAGAACAATTATATCTCTTTTTCCGAATCGTCCGATGTGAATAGCG TTTCTAGATTCAAGTTATTAAAAGTACTTCGATTTGAACTGTGCAAAGCGGCATCACTCGTCAACGAGACGTATGAGTTCCGATTTCGTATATTAGCGATGATATATcttatatatatttgtttacACGTTAACATCATTTACTCTTCAAGCGACAACATGGCATATGTAGTTGATATAGCACTAAGTTTAATATGGGGTATTCTTGATCTTATAAAATTCGTTTATGTGATCCATTTACATCGTTTTCTAACTACGCAG CGTTCTAATTTTTTATCATGA
- the Sec24CD gene encoding LOW QUALITY PROTEIN: COPII coat complex component secretory 24CD (The sequence of the model RefSeq protein was modified relative to this genomic sequence to represent the inferred CDS: substituted 2 bases at 2 genomic stop codons), with protein sequence MNPQYLQQQQQQQQSQPQSGYFPGPPTTSSYPEVNSNVPPNMLKGSTMNSQTYASQKPIQGSPLSNIHQSQVPYYMNNIQTEENTQYESSTNNPHMMSPLSSQNNIVNQMTNMSLGDQQRPPSSQNYPPLPIPGKSSPVVSTPSNINGFNNALNTSVPSKYTKFXTEGIVNSIQMYFNVTGSGGQTDPGGKSGPPISGQDMQQQKTTSKNTMPQPMSLPFSGHSTAPTSGQYYPGQTISSEQMFNTGLSAPSQHQPAQMNATDTSGHMNFPRPPMGQKSAPPPMQGQQNVSNSSSSGQQNFSQPPMPGQPGLSKPPLLNQEGHSNTPMQGPPGQHNLPNPPLLKQNLSGPPFQGPPGSSGPPLSAPPLPGQQYSLQEQQKYVHSYPDSNIPASNLPGLPPMNQQNIHPPPVSGQQSAAPPLLPNQQSFNRPPLLGQQNLSGPQPPLVGQPGRQMINSGANLPQTGQKPYVPGSPMHGQTMGNPVGLNRSAAGTMPGYQHTGYQGYNDMYSAQRGSYQDTPGVGGGYQPDMQSQQAKRLDPEHMPSPIQVMQDDQRVRGGVFVTNEKGLVPPLVTTKFVTQDQGNASPRFIRSTMYTVPTTADIIKQTNIPFGLIISPMARVAEGEYEPPIVDMGEIGPVRCIRCKAYMSPFMQFIDAGRRFQCMFCKATTEVPAEYFQHLDHTGQRMDRYERPELMLGTYEYVATEYYCKNNTFPKPPAIVFVIDVSYNTVKSGLINLLCGQMKSILRHLPTDAGQTKTNMKVGFITYNNTVHFYNINPCLAQPQMMVVGDVQDVFMPLLDGFLCDVEESESVIDSLMAQIPEMFANTRETETILAIQLLDXSIIHPDCAGKLMVFHSSLPIAEAPGKLKNRDDRKVLGTEKEKTVLAPQNNVYNNLGQECVEAGCSVDLFVFNNSYVDIATIGQICRLTGGEVYKYTYFQADIDGERLISDVINNISRPIAFDAIMRVRTSTGVRATDFYGHFFMSNTTDMKLASIDCNKAIAVEIKHDDKLTDDEGVYIQAALLYTSCAGIRRLRIINFSLQTSSQMAELYRACDLDAIINYLSKQSVFKLIDSTPKTVKNSLITRCVNTLAAFRKHCASPSSVGQLILPECIKLLPLYINSLVKSDAISGGADMTIDDRSFVMQAVATMPISISVVYIYPRLLPLHNVDPQDTELPQMLRCSINKFTDDGAYLLENSIHMFLWLGLALSPQWVQAVFGVPSVVQVDTDRTALPVLDTPLNKRITDIINRVRVERHRCMRLTIVRQREKLEMVLRHFLIEDRGNDGSPSYVDFLCHMHKEIRTLLSQ encoded by the exons ATGAATCCGCAGTATttacaacaacaacagcagcagcagcagtccCAACCACAATCTGGGTATTTTCCTGGTCCTCCAACAACATCTTCATATCCAGAAGTAAATTCTAATGTTCCACCAAATATGTTAAAAGGATCCACCATGAATTCCCAAACATATGCTTCTCAAAAACCTATACAAGGATCCCCTTTAAGTAATATACATCAGTCTCAAGTTCCATATTATATGAATAACATACAAACAGAAG aAAATACTCAGTACGAATCATCAACAAATAATCCACACATGATGAGTCCTTTGTCAAGTCAAAATAATATAGTTAATCAAATGACAAATATGTCTCTAGGAGATCAACAAAGACCACCATCATCG CAAAATTATCCCCCACTGCCTATACCTGGAAAAAGTAGTCCAGTGGTATCAACGCCTTCAAATATTAATGGTTTTAATAATGCATTAAATACATCAGTACCTAGtaagtatacaaaattttaaacagaAGGTATTGTTAATAGTATACAAATGTATTTTAATGTAACAGGCTCAGGTGGACAAACTGATCCTGGTGGAAAATCTGGACCACCCATTTCTGGGCAGGATATGCAACAACAAAAGACAACTTCAAAAAATACCATGCCACAGCCCATGAGTCTTCCATTTTCAGGACATTCTACAGCACCTacttctggtcaatattatccTGGACAAACTATATCATCTGAACAGATGTTCAACACTGGATTGTCTGCTCCCAGTCAGCATCAGCCTGCTCAAATGAATGCTACTGATACATCTGGACATATGAACTTTCCTAGACCACCAATGGGACAAAAGTCTGCACCCCCACCAATGCAAGGACAACAAAATGTATCTAATTCATCTTCATCTGGCCAACAAAACTTTTCTCAGCCACCAATGCCAGGACAGCCAGGCTTATCTAAGCCTCCGTTGTTAAATCAAGAAGGGCACAGCAATACTCCTATGCAAGGACCACCTGGACAACACAACTTACCAAACCCACCATTATTAAAACAGAACTTATCAGGCCCACCCTTCCAAGGACCACCAGGTTCATCTGGTCCTCCACTCTCAGCGCCACCTCTACCAGGACAACAATATTCTTTACAAGAACAGCAAAAATACGTTCATTCTTATCCAGACTCAAATATTCCCGCATCTAATTTGCCTGGTCTACCACCTATGAATCAACAAAATATACATCCACCTCCTGTATCAGGTCAACAGAGTGCTGCTCCACCTTTGCTACCAAATCAACAAAGTTTCAACAGGCCACCATTATTAGGACAACAAAATTTATCTGGTCCACAACCTCCATTAGTTGGTCAACCAGGGAGACAAATGATAAATTCTGGTGCAAATTTACCACAAACAGGTCAGAAACCATATGTTCCTGGATCTCCTATGCATGGTCAGACTATGGGAAATCCTGTAGGACTTAATCGTAGTGCAGCTGGTACAATGCCAGGCTACCAACATACAGGATATCAAGGCTATAATGATATGTATAGTGCTCAAAGAGGTTCATATCAGGATACACCTGGTGTAGGAGGTGGATACCAACCGGATATGCAATCGCAACAAGCTAAACGATTAGATCCTGAACACATGCCAAGTCCTATTCAAGTAATGCAAGATGATCAACGTGTCAGAGGTGGTGTATTCGTAACAAATGAAAAGGGGCTGGTTCCACCATTAGTAACTACAAAATTTGTGACGCAAGATCAAGGAAATGCGTCTCCTAGATTTATAAGATCTACTATGTATACTGTTCCTACCACAGCAGATATTATAAAACAA ACAAATATTCCGTTTGGTCTAATAATAAGTCCAATGGCTCGTGTCGCGGAAGGCGAATATGAACCACCTATCGTGGATATGGGTGAGATTGGACCAGTTCGTTGTATACGTTGTAAAGCATACATGAGTCCATTTATGCAATTCATCGATGCAGGCAGAAGATTTCAGTGCATGTTCTGCAAAGCAACAACAGAAG tTCCAGCAGAATACTTTCAACATTTGGATCACACTGGTCAACGCATGGATCGCTATGAGAGGCCAGAACTAATGTTAGGAACATACGAATATGTTGCTACTGAATATTACTGCAAG AACAATACTTTTCCAAAACCACCAGCTATCGTGTTCGTGATCGACGTATCATACAACACCGTTAAATCTGGTTTAATCAATCTATTATGCGGTCAGATGAAATCAATTTTACGGCATCTACCTACTGATGCTGGTCAAACGAAAACAAATATGAAAGTAGGAtttataacatataataatacagtaCACTTTTACAATATCAATCCTTGCCTTGCACAACCACAAATGATGGTTGTCGGAGATGTACAAGATGTATTTATGCCGCTTCTTGATGGATTTTTGTGTGACGTTGAGGAAAGCGAATCGGTTATTGATAGTCTGATGGCACAGATACCAGAGATGTTCGCAAATACTCGCGAAACGGAAACTATTCTTGCCATACAGCTGCTGGACTAGAGCATAAT TCATCCAGACTGTGCGGGAAAATTAATGGTTTTCCATTCATCTTTACCGATTGCCGAAGCtcctggaaaattgaaaaatcgtgaTGATCGAAAAGTTCTTGGTACAGAGAAGGAAAAAACTGTATTAGCTCCACAAAATAACGTTTATAATAACTTGGGTCAAGAATGTGTAGAAGCAGGATGTTCTGTAGATTTATTcgtctttaataattcatacgTAGACATTGCAACAATAGGTCAGATTTGCAGATTAACTGGTGGAGAAGTTTATAAATATACCTATTTTCAG GCTGACATAGACGGCGAACGTTTAATTTccgatgttattaataatattagtagacCAATTGCATTCGATGCCATTATGCGTGTGCGCACATCTACTGGTGTTCGTGCAACTGATTTCTATGGACATTTTTTTATGTCTAATACAACAGATATGAAATTAGCTAGTATAGACTGCAATAAG gcTATTGCTGTAGAAATAAAACACGATGACAAATTGACAGACGATGAAGGTGTATATATTCAAGCAGCTTTGTTGTATACTTCATGCGCTGGAATCAGAAGATTacgtattattaattttagtttACAAACCTCTTCTCAAATGGCTGAATTGTACCGAGCATGCGACTTAGATGCAATCATTAACTACTTATCCAAACAAA GTGTTTTCAAATTAATTGATTCAACTCCAAAAACTGTTAAGAACAGCTTAATTACAAGATGTGTAAATACATTAGCTGCATTTCGAAAACATTGCGCTTCTCCATCCAGTGTTGGTCAATTAATATTACCagaatgtataaaattgttacCACTTTATATCAACTCGTTAGTAAAAAGCGATGCAATTTCTGGAG GTGCTGATATGACTATCGATGACAGGTCTTTTGTTATGCAAGCAGTTGCAACTATGCCCATTTCAATATCCGTTGTATATATCTATCCAAGACTACTTCCTTTACACAATGTTGATCCACAAGATACTGAATTACCCCAAATGTTGCGCTGCTCCATTAACAAATTCACTGACGATGGCGCGTACTTACTAg aaaacagCATCCACATGTTCCTGTGGCTAGGCCTGGCACTCTCACCACAATGGGTACAGGCAGTATTCGGAGTTCCATCAGTAGTTCAAGTTGATACGGATCGTACCGCGTTACCTGTGTTAGATACTCCGTTAAATAAACGAATCACAGATATTATTAATCGTGTACGTGTGGAAAGACATCGATGTATGAGG ttaacTATAGTGCGACAGCGTGAGAAACTTGAAATGGTACTGCGTCATTTCTTAATCGAAGACAGAGGAAACGATGGAAGTCCAAGTTACGTTGATTTTCTTTGTCACATGCACAAAGAAATAAGAACACTTCTTAGCCAATAA